In Panicum virgatum strain AP13 chromosome 5K, P.virgatum_v5, whole genome shotgun sequence, the genomic window CAACGCATTGTTCGAAAGTGAGAATACAGAACCATCAAATTGTAAGCTGTTTTACCTGTAAAAGTTCCAGTGCCCTCGCCGAATCACCTCGAGGGCTGCTAGGAGGAACGAAGTGACCCTAGAATCCAAGCTCCCAAAATTTGGATGGATTACGGTCTGCAGCCAGGCAAGCCTGAGCACGAGGTTCAGTCCCTGCAAAAAGTTCAGACAGGAATGAGAACATTTCACTTGAGCCTTTGGCTGTTTGGGAACGTGATTCTTCACAACTAGCGCAGAACAACTGTATTTTGATCGTTGATGTCTCAATCGGACAGACTGAGGCTACGAACAACCAGTTTGTTCTGCAGTCTGCACTGCAACTGAAAAGGTCTGAACTGAAACCATTTGGGCTCGTTTTACAAATTTGTCTGCACCATGAGCCGATGAACGTACCATTGACAGGTAGTATATGTATTTCCTCTTGAGGATGAGGTCGTTCCTGAGCCAGGGGTTCTTGGAGTTGGGCTGGAGCAGGCCCCAGTCCTTGACGAAGTCCCAGTAGAGCTGGTACACCGTGGCGGTGCTCGACACAGCGACGAGCAGCGCCAGCGACGCCAGGCTCTCGTCCTTCTCGTACGCCAccttggcgccggcggcgagcatcgCCGAGACGTACTTGCCCAGGTTCACCAGGTGGTTCGTgtccccctcgtcgaaccaccGCCTCGCGCACTGGACAGTGAACATTTGACAGAAGCAATTATTCAGACGTTCAGAGTTCAGAAGCTGCTGTGATGTAATTCAGGAAGGGACTCTGCTGCATGATTGAACTTGCAGTCACCTGCATAGCTCTCCAGTAGTAGGGCAGGAAGGAGACGGCGTAGGCCAGGTCTCTGATGTGCTTGGTGTTGATGCAGAAGCCGTGATCCTGCGTCCTGTAGCTCCCACTGATGTAATAGCAGGCCAAGTACTCCATGCTCCTTAGCATAGGCACCTGGCTGCAAAGCTGATCGGCCATGAAGAAGTCTACCATCACAACCTGCAAATGTTCAGAGACCATCAGGCTTTGCATTGGTCCAGTTTGGTTCCAAGAAGATTGTGCAAAGCCTTGACAGAATAACTGATCAGAAACAACTGCAAGTGCTGCTGATGCTGTACCTTGTAGAGTGGCGACAGGACAATGTTCCTCAGAATCCTGAGGAACCGAAACCGACTCGACCGGTACACGACGTTGAGAGGGCAGAACAGCAGGAGCAGGAACGCCTGCATGGATGGAGATCAGAACAGAACACATTCCGTTATTCTCATTCTCGATCAGCTTCAGCTGCTGCAGGAGCATATGTGAAGCATGTTCTTCGATGATCCAGCGTCCACCGACGAGAAGAGCATCAGGGCAACAGCAAATTGTACTAGTAGACAGAGTCACGGAGGGCTCACCAGGAGCAAGAATCCGGGGATGGCCTGGGCGTGCGGCGACGCGTGGTAGCCCCTGAGCACTAGCGCGAGGTGCGCGAACatgacgccggcgacggcggccatggaggcggcgcaggcgagGAACACGTCCCGGGGCCGgagctcctccccgccggcggcagGCGACGACCCGAAGATGAAGCCGTAGTTGACGCGGCACCGGCGCCACGCCACCATGTTGCAGCCGTACAGGAGCAGGTGCAGGAACAGCAGCGCGAACATGCTCAGCACCGGGTACGCCGTCTCCATGTAGCGCGCCgactcgccgctgccgcctcccgccgcggtGTAGAGGTACAGCCCCGCCGTGCGCGACGTGACGCAGTAGCCCACGACGAGCGCCGCGAAGCAGCCGGTCGCGAGCCCCGTGAGGAAGGGGACGGCGTGCGACTCCTCGCGCTGCGCCGGCTTGAGGTACTTCATGGCCTTGCGGCGGTTGTCGCCGGCGAAGTGCCGGACGAAGATGTCCTCCACCTCGTCCATCAGCTTCAGCGCCTGCAGCGAGAACGCCGTCTCGTCAGCTCCATTCAGAATAGCGAGTTCGGCGAGCTCTCTGTCACTGCAAGTCGGATAGCAGGGAGGCAGAGGATGATGGAACAGAGCAAACCGTGCGCGTGCCTCTTCAGAGCTGTTGAAGTAGGAGCTCTCCACCACCTTGAGGTACACGGCGAGGGCCTGCTTCCCGGTGATCTTCTCGAACTTCTTCAAGATCTTCACGAACGCCATCATGTTCAGGTTCCTGCACACGTAGCCGAGCAGTGTCAGCGTCaatccgagcaagcagctcTGAAGTTCTGAGCGCTCAAACGAAGGCGCTTACCGGTAGGTGGCGAGGTAGCCGAGGCCCTTGTAGAGCTCGACGAAGGCGCCCCGGATCATCTTCTCCGCGCGCCGGAGCTTCGTCTTGCTGACGCCGCCCTGCCTGCCGGCGCTCCCGTCGGGGTTGCTGCATTTCTTGGAGCcgggctgggcggcggcgagctcgtccCGCAGGATGTCCGTCAGCGTCGCGATCGTCCGGGAGGGGTTGGTCGGCGGGATGCTGATCTTCAGGCTCTTCCTACCGCAGCCGCTCGCCGACCGCCCCAGGCTCTTCGGCTCCGGCCTCCCGAAGGTTCCAGAACCTTCTAGATCCTGATGATGGTCTTCGTGAGCCGTGCCGCCGGGGGTCTTGGTCGGTGTGGTGGTGGTCTCTTGCTCGTTCAGCTGGTCCGTGTCTGCTGCTGACGTCATCGCGTACCGTGTGGACTCATCCTCTGTTTTCGAGTATAGGAACAAGAAAAAAGATGATATTAAATaattttcgcaaaaaaaagatGATACTAAGTAAATCATctaaaaacatttttttattGAGAAATCATACGTACTGAGTAGTAAACTAGAGATGCTCTGTATTATTGAAGGAAGAAATTCTGCTTTTTCAAGAGTCATGTTCT contains:
- the LOC120706240 gene encoding phosphate transporter PHO1-1-like isoform X2, with amino-acid sequence MTLEKAEFLPSIIQSISSLLLKDESTRYAMTSAADTDQLNEQETTTTPTKTPGGTAHEDHHQDLEGSGTFGRPEPKSLGRSASGCGRKSLKISIPPTNPSRTIATLTDILRDELAAAQPGSKKCSNPDGSAGRQGGVSKTKLRRAEKMIRGAFVELYKGLGYLATYRNLNMMAFVKILKKFEKITGKQALAVYLKVVESSYFNSSEEALKLMDEVEDIFVRHFAGDNRRKAMKYLKPAQREESHAVPFLTGLATGCFAALVVGYCVTSRTAGLYLYTAAGGGSGESARYMETAYPVLSMFALLFLHLLLYGCNMVAWRRCRVNYGFIFGSSPAAGGEELRPRDVFLACAASMAAVAGVMFAHLALVLRGYHASPHAQAIPGFLLLAFLLLLFCPLNVVYRSSRFRFLRILRNIVLSPLYKVVMVDFFMADQLCSQVPMLRSMEYLACYYISGSYRTQDHGFCINTKHIRDLAYAVSFLPYYWRAMQCARRWFDEGDTNHLVNLGKYVSAMLAAGAKVAYEKDESLASLALLVAVSSTATVYQLYWDFVKDWGLLQPNSKNPWLRNDLILKRKYIYYLSMGLNLVLRLAWLQTVIHPNFGSLDSRVTSFLLAALEVIRRGHWNFYRLENEHLNNAGKFRAVNTVPLPFHEEDED
- the LOC120706240 gene encoding phosphate transporter PHO1-1-like isoform X1; translation: MVKFSKQFEGQLVPEWKQAFVDYCLLKKDLKRVEHALLLGRHAAAAADRCDAGGAQPAAERHAERASVSQWLCRRLPAGLFGSNAPKDHGVIHVHRKPMDEYETELLAAADADAAAAREFFARLDAQLNKVNRFYRGKEKEFLERGQSLRRQMDILAGLKAASREDSTPSVSSGGCSEDESTRYAMTSAADTDQLNEQETTTTPTKTPGGTAHEDHHQDLEGSGTFGRPEPKSLGRSASGCGRKSLKISIPPTNPSRTIATLTDILRDELAAAQPGSKKCSNPDGSAGRQGGVSKTKLRRAEKMIRGAFVELYKGLGYLATYRNLNMMAFVKILKKFEKITGKQALAVYLKVVESSYFNSSEEALKLMDEVEDIFVRHFAGDNRRKAMKYLKPAQREESHAVPFLTGLATGCFAALVVGYCVTSRTAGLYLYTAAGGGSGESARYMETAYPVLSMFALLFLHLLLYGCNMVAWRRCRVNYGFIFGSSPAAGGEELRPRDVFLACAASMAAVAGVMFAHLALVLRGYHASPHAQAIPGFLLLAFLLLLFCPLNVVYRSSRFRFLRILRNIVLSPLYKVVMVDFFMADQLCSQVPMLRSMEYLACYYISGSYRTQDHGFCINTKHIRDLAYAVSFLPYYWRAMQCARRWFDEGDTNHLVNLGKYVSAMLAAGAKVAYEKDESLASLALLVAVSSTATVYQLYWDFVKDWGLLQPNSKNPWLRNDLILKRKYIYYLSMGLNLVLRLAWLQTVIHPNFGSLDSRVTSFLLAALEVIRRGHWNFYRLENEHLNNAGKFRAVNTVPLPFHEEDED